The Calditrichota bacterium genome has a segment encoding these proteins:
- a CDS encoding AAA family ATPase produces MLGKSRKQEKPQEAAHAQKLIAVIIEPEESSLQLIEEVLKEPGVFDPIIKCTSLTEGMQQVRAHRPHLLVLSGVPNASEALSFLMRAGLSFPAMTTFFTAHSGSPELLLESMRAGAREFLVRPLDRHELAAAVRRFLSTKVTQGLVPQKTGKVISVYGVKGGLGATTIATNLAVNLGTKLEKAVVVMDANFQTGSVAIFLDIQPKISMTDLVRDIDQIDPQSLKRVLPKHPSGIYFLPPPKANNGVYKLLPADITKLFALLRQEYDYIVVDLDRYVDETTALFLEETDLLLLVVNLDVPSLVNTNRTLDLLQKLGFDLGKTMLVSNRHISQNEYMLEEFAQLVKRSIDWKIPNHKYAECLAAVNKGEPFALRGEKSKANKSLIELAEALDKRLSEMAQDRNLRPQE; encoded by the coding sequence ATGCTTGGGAAGTCACGAAAACAGGAAAAGCCGCAAGAGGCGGCACATGCACAGAAGCTGATAGCGGTCATCATTGAGCCGGAGGAGTCCTCGCTCCAGCTCATCGAGGAAGTGCTCAAGGAACCAGGCGTCTTTGACCCGATCATCAAGTGCACAAGTCTGACAGAGGGGATGCAACAGGTGCGAGCGCATCGGCCGCACCTCTTGGTGTTGAGCGGCGTACCCAACGCCTCGGAGGCGCTCTCTTTTCTTATGCGCGCTGGCCTTTCATTCCCGGCCATGACGACCTTTTTCACCGCCCACAGCGGTTCTCCCGAGTTGCTGCTGGAATCGATGCGCGCGGGCGCCCGAGAGTTCTTAGTCAGACCTCTGGACCGGCACGAGCTTGCCGCTGCGGTGCGGCGGTTTCTGAGCACCAAGGTCACGCAAGGCCTAGTGCCGCAAAAGACGGGCAAGGTCATCTCCGTCTACGGGGTCAAAGGTGGCCTGGGGGCAACGACCATCGCCACCAACCTCGCCGTCAATCTTGGAACGAAGCTCGAGAAGGCGGTGGTGGTAATGGATGCCAACTTTCAGACGGGTTCGGTGGCCATCTTCCTGGATATTCAGCCAAAGATCTCCATGACCGACCTTGTGCGCGACATCGACCAGATAGATCCTCAGTCATTGAAGCGGGTCCTGCCGAAGCATCCGTCGGGTATCTATTTCCTGCCGCCACCAAAGGCGAACAACGGTGTCTACAAGCTCTTGCCGGCAGACATCACCAAGCTGTTTGCTCTGCTCCGGCAGGAATACGACTACATCGTTGTCGACTTGGACCGCTACGTGGATGAAACAACTGCTCTGTTCCTTGAGGAGACCGACCTGTTGTTACTGGTGGTGAACCTCGATGTGCCATCCCTGGTCAACACCAATCGCACGCTGGATCTGCTGCAGAAGCTGGGTTTTGACCTGGGAAAGACCATGTTGGTATCCAACCGGCACATCAGCCAGAACGAGTACATGCTCGAGGAGTTTGCGCAGTTGGTCAAGCGCTCCATTGATTGGAAGATTCCCAATCACAAGTATGCGGAGTGCCTGGCGGCAGTGAACAAAGGGGAGCCGTTTGCGCTGCGCGGCGAAAAGTCGAAGGCAAACAAGAGCCTCATTGAGTTGGCAGAGGCTCTGGACAAGCGGCTGAGCGAGATGGCGCAGGACAGAAACCTCAGGCCACAGGAGTGA